In Notolabrus celidotus isolate fNotCel1 chromosome 22, fNotCel1.pri, whole genome shotgun sequence, one genomic interval encodes:
- the LOC117806293 gene encoding alcohol dehydrogenase 1-like, with protein sequence MKHFLFTLQHYLAYLADIMATVGKVIKCKAAVAWEPNKPLVIEEVEVAPPGPNEVRIKIVATAVCHTDLYRLYENGVEAAFPTILGHEGAGIVESVGTGVTELKAGDKVIPLFLRQCKECRFCKSPKTNQCVVAWEGAILKKVPPEDSPITCKGKSLQRFTGTGTFSEYTVVNELAVAKIDPAAPLDKVCLIGCGICTGYGAAVNTAKVEPGSTCAVFGLGAIGLAAVMGCHAAGAKRIIAVDINPDKFEKAKVLGATDFVNPKDHSKPISEVLSEMTNGGVDFSLECVGNVGVMRSALESCIQGWGVSVIVGWTELEDVAAKPLMMIAGRTWKGSVFGGFKGRVDVPKMVKAYMDKKLKVDEFITHNLPLEKINEAFDMMKNGKCIRTVLNLSTE encoded by the exons ATGAAG CACTTCCTGTTTACTCTACAGCACTACTTGGCTTACCTTGCAGATATAATGGCCACAGTTGGTAAG GTTATCAAGTGCAAGGCAGCTGTGGCCTGGGAGCCAAACAAGCCTTTGGTGATCGAAGAGGTCGAGGTAGCCCCCCCTGGGCCCAATGAAGTCCGCATAAAG ATTGTGGCAACTGCAGTGTGCCATACAGACTTATACCGGCTCTATGAGAATGGAGTTGAAGCCGCTTTTCCAACCATCCTTGGCCACGAAGGAGCAGGGATTGTCGAGAGTGTTGGGACTGGAGTCACGGAATTAAAAGCAG gtGACAAGGTCATTCCTTTGTTCCTCCGCCAGTGCAAGGAATGTCGCTTCTGTAAGAGCCCGAAGACCAACCAGTGTGTGGTTGCATG GGAAGGGGCTATCCTTAAGAAAGTGCCACCAGAGGACTCCCCAATTACCTGTAAGGGGAAGAGCTTGCAACGGTTTACAGGTACCGGTACTTTCTCTGAGTACACTGTGGTCAATGAACTGGCTGTGGCAAAGATCGACCCAGCTGcccctctggacaaagtctGTCTCATTGGCTGTGGGATCTGCACAGGATACGGAGCAGCAGTTAATACTGCCAAG GTTGAACCGGGCTCCACATGTGCTGTGTTTGGCCTGGGAGCTATTGGTTTAGCTGCAGTCATGGGCTGCCATGCTGCAGGAGCCAAGAGGATCATCGCTGTTGACATCAACCCAGATAAATTTGAGAAGGCCAAGGTGTTAGGTGCGACAGACTTTGTGAATCCAAAGGATCACAGTAAACCCATCAGCGAAGTGCTGTCTGAGATGACTAACGGAGGAGTGGACTTCTCCCTGGAATGTGTCGGGAATGTGGGAGTGATG CGCAGCGCCTTAGAGTCTTGTATTCAGGGCTGGGGTGTCAGCGTGATTGTCGGCTGGACTGAGCTGGAAGACGTTGCTGCTAAACCACTTATGATGATTGCTGGACGCACATGGAAGGGATCCGTGTTTGGAG GCTTCAAGGGTCGGGTTGACGTCCCTAAGATGGTTAAAGCCTACATGGACAAGAAGCTGAAGGTTGATGAGTTCATCACTCATAACTTACCTTTGGAAAAAATCAATGAGGCATTTGACATGATGAAGAATGGCAAATG CATCCGGACGGTCCTGAATCTTTCCACAGAATGA
- the LOC117806294 gene encoding alcohol dehydrogenase 1-like, which yields MATAGKVIKCKAAVAWEPNKPLVMEEIEVAPPQANEIRIKVVATGVCHTDLYHLFESMHKDGFPAVLGHEGAGIVESVGPGVTEFKTGDTVIPLFLSQCRECRFCKSSKTNQCEKGWVADRYDVMASTETRFTCKGKKLLQFMGTSTFSEYTVVNQIAVAKIDPAAPLDKVCLLGCGICTGFGAAVNTAKVEPGSTCAVFGLGAVGLAAVMGCHVAGAKKIIAVDINPDKFEKAKVFGATDFVNPKDHSKPVSQVLSEMTNGGVDYSMECVGNVGVMRSALESCVKGWGVSVIVGWTDLYDFSARPIQLIAGRTWKGSVFGGFKSKDGVPQMVKAYMDKKVKLDEFITHNMALAQVNDAIELMKHGKCIRTVLKVSPQ from the exons ATGGCAACAGCTGGTAAG GTCATCAAGTGCAAGGCAGCAGTGGCCTGGGAACCCAACAAGCCTCTCGTGATGGAGGAGATTGAGGTCGCCCCACCCCAGGCCAATGAGATCCGCATCAAG GTTGTAGCAACTGGGGTGTGCCACACAGACCTGTATCATCTGTTTGAGAGCATGCACAAGGATGGCTTCCCTGCAGTCCTTGGTCATGAGGGAGCTGGCATCGTAGAGAGCGTTGGGCCTGGAGTCACAGAATTCAAAACAG GAGACACTGTGattcctctgttcctctcccaGTGTAGAGAGTGTCGCTTCTGTAAAAGCTCAAAGACTAACCAGTGTGAAAAAGGATG GGTTGCTGACCGCTACGATGTGATGGCATCAACAGAGACAAGGTTTACCTGTAAGGGTAAGAAGCTGCTGCAGTTCATGGGAACTAGCACCTTCTCTGAGTACACAGTGGTAAACCAGATCGCTGTGGCTAAGATTGATCCAGCTgcccctctggacaaagtgtGTCTCCTTGGGTGTGGGATCTGCACAGGTTTTGGAGCAGCAGTTAATACTGCTAAG GTTGAACCGGGCTCCACATGTGCTGTGTTTGGCCTGGGAGCTGTGGGTTTGGCTGCAGTCATGGGCTGCCATGTTGCAGGAGCCAAGAAAATTATTGCTGTTGACATCAACCCAGATAAGTTTGAGAAGGCCAAGGTGTTTGGTGCCACAGATTTCGTGAATCCAAAGGATCACAGTAAACCCGTCAGCCAAGTTCTGTCTGAGATGACCAACGGAGGAGTGGACTACTCCATGGAATGTGTCGGGAACGTGGGAGTCATG CGCAGTGCCTTGGAATCGTGTGTGAAAGGCTGGGGTGTCAGTGTGATTGTCGGCTGGACAGACTTGTACGACTTTTCTGCACGACCCATACAGCTGATAGCTGGACGCACATGGAAGGGCTCTGTGTTTGGAG GGTTTAAGAGTAAGGATGGCGTACCTCAGATGGTTAAAGCCTACATGGACAAGAAGGTGAAGCTGGATGAGTTCATCACTCACAACATGGCGTTGGCTCAGGTCAATGATGCAATTGAACTGATGAAGCATGGCAAATG CATTCGGACAGTCCTGAAGGTTTCCCCACAATGA
- the LOC117806295 gene encoding alcohol dehydrogenase 1-like, whose protein sequence is MATAGKVIKCKAAVAWEPNKPLVMEEIEVAPPMANEIRIKVVATGVCHTDLYHLFESMHKDGFPVVLGHEGAGIVESVGPGVTEFKTGDTVIPLSISQCRECRFCKNPKTNQCEKGWIADRHSVMSAEESRFTCKGQKLLQFTGTSTFSEYTVINQIAVAKIDPAAPLDKVCLLGCGICTGFGAAVNTAKVEPGSTCAVFGLGAVGLAAVMGCHFAGAKKIIAVDINPDKFEKAKVFGATDFVNPKDHSKPISEVLSEMTNGGVDYSMECVGNVEVMRSALESCVKGWGVSVIVGWTDLFEVATRPIQLIAGRTWKGSLLGGFKSKDGVPKMVKAYMDKKVKLDEFITHNMPLAQVNDAIELMKHGKCIRTVLKVSPQ, encoded by the exons ATGGCAACAGCTGGTAAG GTCATCAAGTGCAAGGCAGCAGTGGCCTGGGAACCCAACAAGCCTCTCGTGATGGAGGAGATTGAGGTCGCCCCACCCATGGCCAATGAGATCCGCATCAAG GTTGTAGCAACTGGGGTGTGCCACACCGACCTGTATCATCTGTTTGAGAGCATGCACAAGGATGGCTTCCCTGTGGTCCTTGGTCATGAGGGAGCTGGCATTGTAGAGAGCGTTGGGCCTGGTGTCACAGAATTCAAAACAG gGGACACTGTGATTCCTCTGTCCATCTCCCAGTGTAGAGAGTGTCGCTTCTGTAAAAACCCAAAAACCAACCAGTGTGAAAAAGGATG GATTGCTGATCGCCACAGTGTGATGTCTGCAGAAGAGTCCAGGTTTACCTGTAAGGGTCAGAAGTTGTTGCAGTTTACGGGAACTAGCACTTTCTCTGAGTACACAGTGATAAACCAGATCGCTGTGGCCAAGATTGATCCAGCTgcccctctggacaaagtgtGTCTCCTTGGGTGTGGGATCTGCACTGGTTTTGGAGCAGCAGTTAATACTGCCAAG GTTGAACCGGGCTCCACATGTGCTGTGTTTGGCCTGGGAGCTGTGGGTTTGGCTGCAGTCATGGGCTGCCATTTTGCAGGAGCCAAGAAAATTATTGCTGTTGACATCAACCCAGATAAGTTTGAGAAGGCCAAGGTGTTTGGTGCCACAGATTTTGTGAATCCAAAGGATCACAGTAAACCCATCAGCGAAGTTCTGTCTGAGATGACCAACGGAGGAGTGGACTACTCCATGGAATGTGTCGGGAATGTGGAAGTCATG CGTAGTGCTTTGGAATCTTGTGTGAAAGGCTGGGGTGTCAGTGTGATTGTCGGCTGGACAGACTTGTTCGAAGTTGCTACACGACCCATACAGCTGATAGCTGGACGCACATGGAAAGGCTCCTTGCTTGGAG GGTTTAAGAGTAAGGATGGCGTACCTAAGATGGTTAAAGCCTACATGGACAAGAAGGTGAAGCTGGATGAGTTCATCACTCACAACATGCCGTTGGCTCAGGTCAATGATGCAATTGAACTGATGAAGCATGGCAAATG CATTCGGACAGTCCTGAAGGTTTCCCCACAATGA